Proteins encoded together in one Rhizobacter sp. J219 window:
- a CDS encoding S8 family serine peptidase, translating into MSLSLSSRIALLSAAVLVAACGGGGGDGGGSPLPPPPPPPAGSFQVSGQVRVADNTLVDSDVNDVNAAYAPNDSVAAAQAVPNPVSLAGYVNVAGQGPSGRSRVPGDRDDYFRVDAVAGQTVSLIVGDPLAGDIDLFLHDENGVEIDSSEDTGRFESVPIPSTGRYYVRAHAFAGASSYVLAIGQATAAGAAASTLRRSAEFVPGEVVVRWREPAQVLQAGKRSAASALSVHALSKVAGATEGDWLVSLDNPRSLLALSGSSRRGAQAASGALSATDMKTATLQAIKRLRADPAVLYAEPNYIRHRMAVPSDQYYNLQWHYPLINLPAAWDITTGSNSVIVAVIDTGVLLGHPDLAGKLVAGYDFITDIGNANDGNGPDANPDDPGDNATPNGSSFHGTHVAGTIAASSNTTRGVAGVAWGARIMPLRVLGTRGGTSFDITQAVRYAARLPNSSGTLPAQRADIMNLSLGGTGSSQAEQNAYNEARAQGVIIVAAAGNDGNAVLNYPASYDGVISVSAVGIRKTLASYSNFGSRVDVAAPGGDSGDVNGDGYTDLVLSTHGDDSSGSVVFNYGFQAGTSMATPHVAGVLALMKSVNASLTPDDIDRLLAAGRLTTELGAPGRDDQFGHGLIDALRAVQAAQNGTDPTPPLLVATPGTLNFTPATTSQTLVLSNNGSQALTVTAVNVTPGTNWLTVTPPAAPNGLGTYTVTVNRTGLTPGAYNASIEFVSTANTVSVPVVLQVTAGGGTGPSPNLGELYILLVDPDTMTGVDQVRARATGGVYNFQFTGVAAGTYILVAGSDPDNDDVLCNVGEACGAYLTLDEPVRVTVNANRSGLNFSAGYVTSIGAQGLGSGSWNPLARSPSAGGGKRLRGSTP; encoded by the coding sequence ATGTCGCTTTCGCTGTCATCACGCATTGCCCTGCTGTCCGCTGCCGTTCTCGTTGCCGCCTGTGGCGGCGGCGGGGGAGACGGGGGCGGCTCGCCACTTCCACCCCCGCCGCCTCCGCCGGCCGGCAGCTTCCAGGTGTCGGGCCAGGTCCGGGTGGCCGACAACACGCTCGTCGACAGCGACGTCAACGACGTCAACGCGGCCTACGCGCCAAACGACAGCGTGGCCGCCGCGCAAGCCGTGCCCAACCCGGTGAGCCTGGCCGGCTACGTCAACGTCGCCGGCCAGGGCCCGAGCGGCCGCTCGCGCGTGCCCGGCGATCGCGACGACTACTTCCGCGTCGACGCGGTGGCGGGCCAGACGGTCTCGCTCATCGTCGGCGACCCGCTGGCCGGCGACATCGACCTCTTCCTCCACGACGAGAACGGCGTCGAGATCGACAGCTCCGAAGACACCGGCCGTTTCGAATCGGTGCCCATTCCGAGCACGGGCCGCTACTACGTGCGGGCGCATGCGTTTGCCGGCGCGAGCAGCTACGTGCTTGCCATCGGCCAGGCCACGGCCGCGGGCGCCGCGGCGAGCACGCTGCGGCGCAGCGCCGAATTCGTGCCCGGTGAGGTGGTCGTGCGCTGGCGCGAGCCGGCGCAGGTGCTGCAGGCCGGCAAGCGCAGCGCCGCCAGCGCGCTGTCGGTGCATGCGCTGTCCAAGGTGGCCGGCGCGACCGAAGGCGACTGGCTGGTCTCGCTCGACAACCCGCGCAGCCTGCTGGCGCTGTCGGGCAGCAGCCGGCGCGGCGCCCAGGCGGCGAGCGGCGCGCTGTCGGCCACTGACATGAAGACCGCCACCCTGCAGGCCATCAAGCGCCTGCGTGCAGACCCCGCGGTGCTCTATGCCGAGCCCAACTACATCCGCCACCGGATGGCCGTGCCCAGCGACCAGTACTACAACCTGCAGTGGCACTACCCGCTCATCAACCTGCCCGCCGCGTGGGACATCACCACCGGCAGCAACTCCGTGATCGTGGCCGTGATCGACACCGGCGTGCTGCTCGGCCACCCCGACCTCGCGGGCAAGCTCGTCGCCGGCTACGACTTCATCACCGACATCGGCAACGCCAACGACGGCAACGGCCCCGATGCCAACCCCGACGACCCGGGCGACAACGCCACGCCCAACGGCTCGAGCTTCCACGGCACGCACGTGGCCGGCACCATCGCCGCTTCGAGCAACACGACGCGCGGCGTCGCCGGCGTGGCCTGGGGCGCGCGCATCATGCCGCTGCGCGTGCTCGGCACCCGCGGGGGCACCTCGTTCGACATCACCCAGGCCGTGCGCTATGCCGCGCGTCTGCCGAACAGCTCGGGCACCCTGCCGGCACAACGCGCCGACATCATGAACCTGAGCCTGGGCGGCACCGGCTCCTCGCAAGCCGAGCAGAACGCCTACAACGAGGCTCGGGCGCAGGGCGTCATCATCGTGGCCGCAGCCGGCAACGACGGCAACGCGGTGCTCAACTACCCGGCCTCGTACGACGGCGTGATCTCCGTGAGCGCGGTGGGCATCCGCAAGACGCTCGCGAGCTATTCCAACTTCGGCTCGCGCGTCGACGTGGCCGCACCGGGCGGCGACTCGGGCGACGTCAACGGCGACGGCTACACCGACCTCGTGCTCAGCACCCACGGCGACGACAGCTCCGGCAGCGTGGTCTTCAACTACGGCTTCCAGGCCGGCACCTCGATGGCCACGCCGCATGTCGCGGGTGTGCTGGCGCTGATGAAATCGGTGAACGCCTCGCTCACGCCCGACGACATCGACCGCCTGCTCGCCGCCGGCCGGCTGACCACCGAGCTGGGCGCACCCGGCCGCGACGACCAGTTCGGCCACGGCCTCATCGACGCGCTGCGGGCGGTGCAGGCCGCGCAGAACGGCACCGACCCGACGCCCCCGCTGCTCGTGGCCACGCCGGGCACGCTCAACTTCACGCCCGCCACCACCTCGCAGACCCTGGTGCTCAGCAACAACGGCAGCCAGGCCCTGACCGTGACCGCGGTCAACGTGACACCGGGGACCAACTGGCTCACCGTCACGCCACCCGCCGCGCCCAATGGCCTGGGCACCTACACCGTCACCGTCAACCGCACCGGGCTCACCCCCGGCGCCTACAACGCCAGCATCGAGTTCGTGTCCACCGCCAACACGGTGAGCGTGCCGGTGGTGCTGCAGGTCACGGCCGGCGGCGGCACCGGGCCCAGCCCCAACCTCGGCGAGCTGTACATCCTGCTCGTCGACCCCGACACCATGACCGGCGTGGACCAGGTGCGGGCGCGCGCCACCGGCGGCGTCTACAACTTCCAGTTCACCGGCGTGGCGGCCGGCACCTACATCCTCGTGGCCGGCAGCGACCCCGACAACGACGACGTCCTGTGCAACGTGGGTGAAGCCTGCGGCGCCTACCTCACGCTCGACGAGCCGGTGCGCGTCACCGTCAACGCCAACCGCAGCGGGCTCAACTTCAGCGCCGGCTACGTGACCTCCATCGGCGCCCAGGGCCTCGGCTCGGGCAGCTGGAACCCACTGGCCCGCAGCCCCTCGGCGGGCGGCGGCAAACGACTGCGAGGAAGCACCCCATGA
- a CDS encoding protease complex subunit PrcB family protein produces MTRPLNLTLLGATALLGACQAQAPAAPAAVPHQVLHTGSQCSTETPSVRRVTDATALRQIVQGRALGATVAVPAVDFERSLVLQVSIGPQPNPGHGMSITGARVEGASKRLVLDSVWVLPQPGRMYPMMVTLPCVVVSVPQGDYRSVAVVDAQGRERIAATLAR; encoded by the coding sequence ATGACCCGACCCTTGAACCTGACCCTGCTCGGCGCCACCGCCCTGCTCGGCGCCTGCCAGGCGCAGGCCCCGGCCGCGCCGGCCGCCGTGCCGCACCAGGTGCTGCACACCGGCTCCCAGTGCAGCACCGAGACCCCCTCGGTGCGGCGCGTCACCGACGCCACCGCGCTGCGCCAGATCGTGCAAGGGCGCGCCCTTGGCGCCACGGTGGCGGTGCCGGCGGTCGACTTCGAGCGCTCGCTGGTGCTGCAGGTCTCGATCGGCCCGCAGCCCAACCCGGGCCACGGCATGAGCATCACCGGCGCGCGTGTGGAGGGCGCCTCGAAACGTCTCGTGCTCGACAGCGTCTGGGTGCTGCCTCAGCCGGGGCGCATGTACCCGATGATGGTCACGCTGCCCTGCGTGGTGGTCTCGGTGCCCCAGGGCGACTACCGCAGCGTGGCGGTGGTCGACGCGCAGGGCCGCGAACGCATCGCGGCCACGCTGGCGCGCTGA
- a CDS encoding M3 family metallopeptidase, which translates to MRGTTRRASRFPMRLVARIAAANRFNQGYETLRYLASARVDMAIHSRTEAEGPDVVAFERDEVERMGLPAAVGMNHRLPHFLHLFTGPGYAAGYYVYLWAEVLDADGYDAFTEAGDPFDAAVAQRLREHVYSSGNSREPREAYRAFRGRDPQVQPMLRERGLLDEVLPA; encoded by the coding sequence ATGCGCGGCACCACGCGACGGGCGAGCCGATTCCCGATGAGACTCGTGGCACGCATCGCGGCGGCCAACCGCTTCAACCAGGGCTACGAGACGCTGCGCTACCTGGCCTCGGCCCGGGTCGACATGGCGATCCACTCGCGCACCGAGGCCGAGGGCCCCGACGTGGTGGCCTTCGAGCGCGACGAGGTCGAGCGCATGGGGCTGCCGGCAGCCGTCGGCATGAACCACCGCCTGCCGCACTTCCTGCACCTCTTCACCGGCCCGGGCTATGCCGCCGGCTACTACGTGTACCTGTGGGCCGAGGTGCTCGACGCCGACGGCTACGACGCCTTCACCGAGGCGGGCGACCCGTTCGATGCGGCGGTGGCGCAGCGCCTGCGCGAGCACGTCTATTCGAGCGGCAACAGCCGCGAGCCGCGTGAGGCCTACCGGGCCTTCCGCGGGCGCGACCCGCAGGTGCAGCCGATGCTGCGCGAGCGCGGGCTGCTGGACGAGGTGCTGCCGGCCTGA
- a CDS encoding acyl-CoA thioesterase II — protein sequence MSSLTPLSTLLAGRRRQAHDVSFDIPADWLQGRTSFGGLISTLAVQAMRDVAGRDWPATVKLRALQTSFIGPVGLGAMEVSVTLLREGKNIRQVQALVKQHGQVSALLLGVFGIDRDTIVPARSPERPPVAHAPDETPERSVRGGAPHFTQHMDMRFVEGAPPFSGQHSELSKIHLRLKAEPVPIDLELLTVLLADVPPAPVLSNFTQPTPASSVSWELELRPLAQAPAVDGWWRVDTDVLASGGGYVNQVTRLWAPGGELAALGYQVVAVYG from the coding sequence ATGAGCTCTCTCACTCCTTTGTCCACCTTGCTCGCCGGGCGCCGCCGCCAGGCGCACGACGTCAGCTTCGACATCCCCGCCGACTGGCTGCAAGGCCGCACCTCCTTCGGCGGCCTCATCTCCACGCTGGCCGTGCAGGCGATGCGCGACGTGGCCGGCCGCGACTGGCCCGCCACGGTGAAGCTGCGCGCCTTGCAGACGAGCTTCATCGGCCCGGTCGGCCTGGGGGCGATGGAGGTCAGCGTCACGCTGCTGCGCGAAGGCAAGAACATCCGCCAGGTGCAGGCCCTGGTGAAGCAGCATGGGCAGGTGTCGGCGCTGCTGCTGGGCGTCTTCGGCATCGACCGCGACACCATCGTGCCGGCCAGGTCGCCCGAGCGCCCGCCGGTGGCGCACGCGCCCGACGAGACCCCTGAGCGCTCGGTGCGCGGCGGTGCGCCGCACTTCACGCAGCACATGGACATGCGTTTCGTCGAAGGTGCCCCGCCCTTCTCGGGCCAGCACAGCGAGCTGAGCAAGATCCACCTTCGACTCAAGGCCGAGCCGGTGCCCATCGACCTGGAACTGCTGACGGTGCTGCTGGCCGACGTGCCGCCGGCGCCGGTGCTGAGCAACTTCACCCAGCCGACACCGGCCAGTTCGGTGTCGTGGGAACTGGAACTGCGCCCGCTTGCCCAGGCACCCGCCGTCGATGGCTGGTGGCGGGTCGACACCGACGTGCTCGCCTCCGGCGGCGGCTACGTCAACCAGGTCACCCGGCTGTGGGCGCCCGGCGGCGAGCTCGCCGCGCTGGGCTACCAGGTGGTCGCGGTCTACGGTTAG
- a CDS encoding YaeQ family protein: MALKATIYKAQIQLADMDRSIYGDHNVTIARHPSETDERMMIRLLAFALNAPADDHHGALEFAKDLWDVDEPSLWQKDLTGQIVQWIDLGQPDDKRIMKASPRAERVAVYSFTHSTPIWWSGIATKITRTSNVTVWQVPAEQSQALAALAQRTMQLQVTVQDGTVWVGDGAQSVEITPQRLYG; the protein is encoded by the coding sequence ATGGCCCTCAAGGCAACGATCTACAAGGCACAGATCCAACTGGCCGACATGGATCGCAGCATCTATGGCGACCACAACGTGACCATCGCGCGCCACCCGTCGGAAACCGACGAGCGCATGATGATCCGGCTGCTCGCCTTCGCGCTCAACGCGCCCGCCGACGACCACCACGGCGCCCTTGAATTCGCCAAGGACTTGTGGGACGTGGACGAGCCCAGCCTCTGGCAGAAAGACCTCACGGGCCAGATCGTGCAGTGGATCGACCTCGGCCAGCCCGACGACAAACGCATCATGAAAGCCAGCCCGCGCGCCGAGCGGGTGGCGGTCTACAGCTTCACCCACAGCACGCCCATCTGGTGGAGCGGCATCGCGACGAAGATCACGCGCACCAGCAACGTGACGGTGTGGCAGGTGCCAGCCGAGCAGAGCCAGGCGCTTGCGGCACTGGCGCAGCGCACGATGCAGCTGCAGGTGACGGTGCAGGACGGCACGGTCTGGGTGGGCGACGGCGCGCAGAGCGTCGAAATCACCCCGCAGCGCCTCTACGGTTAG